DNA sequence from the Oryzias melastigma strain HK-1 unplaced genomic scaffold, ASM292280v2 sc00399, whole genome shotgun sequence genome:
GAGATGATGTTTGGAAGCACACAATCATTCTGTTTACAATGGGGGACTGGCTTGGAGTGAAGACTGTAGAGGAGAGGATAGAGAGTGATGAAGGGCTGCAGTGGCTGGTGAACAAATGTGAGAACAGATATCATGTCCTGAACAACCTGGAGCACAATAATAGAGAACAAGTAAATGTTCTCCTGGAGAAGATTGAGGAGATgtgggcagaaaatgatgaTCCTTATTATGAAGTCGACcagagaagagcagcagaaatggagactctgAGAGAGGATGCAgacaaaagagccaaaaagatgaagaagatccTTGAAAGACAGTCAAGAGTACTGAAAGAAATCTTTAAAGGTGAAGTAAAATCATGAGTCTTCattgatacatttaaagaatatttaaagtttgtgattaaatgtattttctgtttcttacaGAGGAGAGACAGTCACTCAGTGAGATCAGAGTTGTTCTGTTGGGTCAGAAAGGATCAGGAAAAAGTGCTGCAGGAAATCGGATTCTGTTCATGGAAAAAATTGAAGAATCATTAGACACAGCTGGTATTAAGAAGGTATTCAACACTTTAACATTTACAGATTTAACTCAGTTTATGGACAAACTTAGAAATgtctaaatctttatttaatttgtctGTACAGGACAATGAAGATCAAAGAGTTTCTGTGAAACATCAAGGACATTTTGATGGAGTTAAAGTCTCAGTTGTTGAGGCTCCAGGCTGGTACAAAGACACAAAAGCTCCTGACTGGCTCAAACATGAAGTTCATCGTAGTGTTTCCATGTGTGATCCGGGGCCTCACGCTTTTCTCCTGGTTGTTCCTGTTTGTAAATCATTCACTGAAAAAGATCTCAGAGAATTTGTTGAGCTCCTGAAGCCCTTCACTGAGAAAGTGTGGGCACACTGCATGGTTCTGTTCACATGGGGACAATGGCTCGGTAAACACTCAATAGAGGATCACATTGTCAGAGAAGGAAAAGCTCTTCAGGAGTTGTTGACAAAGTGTGATAACAGATACCATGTTTTCAACTTGGATTATTCTGATATTCTAGTCAAAGATTTACGTCAAAAAATTAGTGATATCTCAACACGAAACAGGGGATGTTTCtcacataaagataaaaaaaaaaagtcaaatattttatcCCGGCTAATAAAACCGTCAACGCTGACAGAAGAGGAGTGGAAGAGGAGAGAAAAGATGCTGATTGACAGAGTGATGAGAGCTTTAGTGAATGAACCAGAAGAAACAGAACTACCATCTCTGAAGATGGCACAAagcatggatttttttattccttacagtaagttggatttttttaatgataagtTGAGAATTATCTCTGCCTTTTTTGACAGCATTTATCTTTTTCAGTGAGTGGAGACACTATGTTTGAATATGGGAGCATCTCAGGAGTTCAAAAAGgacacagaaatgtttctgaaagGACACCATACGCCAGTTCTGACTCTGACTCTGGGACTGGTAGCCCTTCCCGGGCAGGAAGTTATTTGGAGGAGTTTGATGAAAATCTTGCATTTGATCAAGATCAAGATTTATAAACATCAATGCACTCCCAGAAAAGAAAGTAATCCTTACAAATTGAAGCGCCTTTCAAAACACAGCAAATGCTTGGTGCAAGAAACTCATTTTAGACCACTCTTTAGACCACACTGAAATACAGAAAGGCAACTTAAAGGTAACATTGGGAATGTGCGTTTCTTAGATTcatatattaaagtttatacctacagacattttttcaatGTTGATCATCAGTTCCTAAACATACTGTTGCACAACTGCATatctttttgttaatttttttatcaatcgTTTACAGTTACTAGTACTTTGTTTAATGTTTGCTTTGgtataatgtttatttgttttcattttttccccaataagGTAGCAATAATTTGAtgtccttttattttatcattgatAGCATTATATAGTGTTTTTTCACTGAACTTGATAAGACTCTAAAAACTTATATACTGGAATAATAAGCTGTGATGAATATAGAAAAAAGCTCCCCTCTTTTCCTCCATGGATGGTTTCTCCTCATAGCTTGagtcctctaccagaggcctgTTAGCTTGAGGGTCCCGCGCAGTGTCTTAGCTGTTCTTATTGCagcacttttctggactgaaATGTCTGAGGTCtgtccagggatctgctgtagccactcctccaatTTGGAAgttacagccccgagtgctccaattaccccgggctcacaccgctagcgttacagctctgATGCAAGCGCCGCAGTCTTTccttaactttaaaagtgcgagaggaattCCCACTGCAGGCGTTTACATCTGCGGCCAGgcctctgcgtcgctgcgaatctgtttcgtttggttcaaattttgacggacaACCCAGCTGAACCACAGTGTTCAAAAGGGGGTTTAGCGTGAACACATGGGAGTTTGGAGTTTTCTGAGGTTGGCAGCGGTGTGAACCCGGGGTTACCATGGGTACCACTGTCACCTTCACCTTCTaggctttctccagttcctctctgagtacctggtatttctccagtttctcatgttccttcttcttgatgttaccatttCTTAGTACTGCCACATTCACgacaacggctttcctctgttctttatccaccaccaCAATGTCTAGTTGGTTCACCATTACATCCTGTCAGTctgtatctggaagtcccacaggatatttgctctctcattctctaccactttctgaGATGTTTCCCATTTTGGGGTTTTCAGTCCATAttctgcaaacatgtctctgtatattattccagccACTTGGTTGTGGAGCTCCATGTATGCTTTCCCGGCCAGCATCTTACACCCTGCAgttatgtgctggattgtttccgGCGCCTCTTGGCACAGCCTACACtttgggtcttgtctggtgtggtagcTCTGAGCCTCTATTTCTCTGGTACtcagggcttgttcctgtgctgctAGGATCAGCGCTTCTGTGCTGTCCCATGAAGGGAGTTGGGATGTTACAGCTTACacttgtttcacttttttttttggtcatgctttttatctgatttttatatcatttttgatTTAAGTGGTAATGTTTGACTGTATAATATGTCTTGTTTCCTAATGGTTTTTATTTGCATATCAATTTTGTTCTGCATAATGCATGTTCATCTGATGGAAAGTACATTTATGAACATCCCTGATATCTTATGTAACCCTGATGGCCTGATGGTAATCAAGACATgaactaactaaatattttaaatattttactttgatgtttCCAGTATCTGAATCACGGCTTTGAAAGAAGCATTTTTGCAGTCAATGGAGGATTTAATTCTCTTAAGCACCACTAAGGGTTGTACTCTGTTTAATCAAACTGAAGATTGAAGGACAAATGTGTAAATGTTCCT
Encoded proteins:
- the LOC112141749 gene encoding GTPase IMAP family member 8 produces the protein MADAVLQSGKAGSCPDLRIVLIGGRKKNKKSKSSTGNFILGQNVFDTSTRTAQSTARQREVHGRLVTVVDTPGWWWEYSREDTPELDQIEIQNSVHLCPPGPHAFLLVIPVELNLSLSVKSSLKEHLELFNVDVLKHTIVLFTASSLYREEEIQTFIKKYPSVQQILQLCGNRKHFLHISDSADRTQVLELFRKIEELVTNNLNNPYSVDETQGIILTQKLQSFVENASRRRNKVQKKRQKLRAQIEGVKNSPDYLKLVLVGPQWSGKSSAGNTILAKDAFDLNKNWDSSRTTQCEIGHGVFADRRLTVVDSPGWFNNHTLQDTSEMDKLEIENSLYMCPPGPHAVLLVIDLGNEVNVTYQRSVQDHMSLFGDDVWKHTIILFTMGDWLGVKTVEERIESDEGLQWLVNKCENRYHVLNNLEHNNREQVNVLLEKIEEMWAENDDPYYEVDQRRAAEMETLREDADKRAKKMKKILERQSRVLKEIFKEERQSLSEIRVVLLGQKGSGKSAAGNRILFMEKIEESLDTAGIKKDNEDQRVSVKHQGHFDGVKVSVVEAPGWYKDTKAPDWLKHEVHRSVSMCDPGPHAFLLVVPVCKSFTEKDLREFVELLKPFTEKVWAHCMVLFTWGQWLGKHSIEDHIVREGKALQELLTKCDNRYHVFNLDYSDILVKDLRQKISDISTRNRGCFSHKDKKKKSNILSRLIKPSTLTEEEWKRREKMLIDRVMRALVNEPEETELPSLKMAQSMDFFIPYMSGDTMFEYGSISGVQKGHRNVSERTPYASSDSDSGTGSPSRAGSYLEEFDENLAFDQDQDL